In Oryza sativa Japonica Group chromosome 8, ASM3414082v1, the sequence ttgcaaaaagCCTCAACCCGTTGTTTAACATGGCATCAAGCATTGATGTGGAAGAGTATTCAACTCTTTTATATCAGAAAGAAAAGGCTGACCTTAAGGAGAAAATTGCTGCACTTTCATCCCGACGGATTTCCTTATCAGCAAGCATTTGGGCTCCTCATGGAGCTGAGCCCACTGTGAAGTACATCTGTTTGACAGCGCACTTTATTGATGCAGAATGGAGGCTTCAAAGGAAAATAATCAAGTTTGGTGTGTTTTGGTCGTTGCCTACTGATTTGGAAAGAATGATACTTTATAAGGAGGCTTGTGTATTAGACTCTGAAAGTGGGCCATATAATGTCATAGCAGAAGCTATAAGTGATTGGAATCTTGATAATAAGCTTTTTAGCTTGATATCCGTCAGTGAAATTAGAAACCATGAAGGTACCACAAAGCTTAAGGACATGCTCATACAAAAAAATAGTCTTCCTATTAGAGGTGAGCTATACAATATTGCCTGTGTGGATGACGTGCTTAACAACATTGTTTCAAAAGGGCAATCAATGCTTCACCTTGTTGATAATATACTAGAAAGATTTATGCTGGCACATGCGTACTCATCGTTAACTCAACAGCAACTTTTTGAAGCTGTTACAAACATGGGTTTGAAGTGTCCCCAGGAAGACGCAAAATGGTGGCACAAAATTTACTTCAGGCTTGAAGTTGTTCTGCATTGCAAGAAGGCATTTCCATCTGAAGAGTTGTTACCTGCAGAAGACTATAAGGTCGTTGAGTCTATCTGCAAGATTCTGAGGGCTTTTTATCGTGCTATTGAAGTAATCTCTGGTCCTGTTTGCCCAACAGCAAATGTGTACTTCAATGAATTATGGAAAGTTAGAACAACTTTGCAAGAAGAAGCATCTACTGATCACACTGAAGTTGCTAGCATGGTGAGGGAGATGCAGGAAGCATTCCATGAATATTGGGAAAATTCATACCTATGGCTGTCAATACCTATAGTTCTTGATCCCAGATTCAAAATTACTTTTATTGAGTTCCGTCTTAAACGAGCTTTCGGTGCTGAAGCAGCAAAGTATGTAGCTGCTGTACGTGAAATAATCAGGGAGCTGTTTCATGAATATTGCGGCCCTGTGGATAAAGGTGTTCACACGTCAAACAATGAAGCTCGTGATGTTGAAATGGATGGATTTGACAGTGATTCATTGGAGGATTGGGATCAGCATCTTAGTGCACAATCAAGGAGCCAACGGTTGTCAGAGCTTGACAATTATCTCGAGGATGGCCTTGTTCCAAGGAAAGATGATTTTGATATTCTGAACTGGTGGATGATTCATTCTACAAAGTATCCAACTCTTTCAGTTATGGCACAGGATGTCTTGGCAATGCCATCATCTGCTCTTCATTGCAAGGCCGCCTTCAGCAGTGAGGGTCCAGTAATTCATAAGCAATGGAGCACTTTGAACATCAAGACAATTGAGGCGCTTGTGTGTACCCAGGATTGGATTAGATAGAATGGTAAATTCTGCAGTCCTGAGTTCTGTTTGTTTTCCTTAGCTACTTATGTGAGTTCGTTTAAATAAGCATGTGCTTGCTTCATGGTTCGTACTTTACTTTTGCTTCTTACTTCTCGAGAAAGAATTCGACAAACATCTTTTAGGAATGCAAAATTAAAGTTTGTCACAGCATCATCTCGTAGTAGGTAGgtacttcaaagttcaaaccaaTGTAGTGGTAGATAGATAGGTTGTAATCTGATGGATGTGAGGCATACTGTTAGCTTATGTTGTATGTAGACATGCTTGGATCATGACTTTGCTTCTAGGTTGGATCGAATAAAATCATTCTGCTATATTCAAATACTGCTCAGCTCATCGAATTGCTCTCTTTTTATCTCTGTAATGTTCTAACATTAGACGTTCCTGTCAACAATTTTGCAGGCTGCATGCTGTACAAGACATCTTGCTGCTGAAGATTTTCACAAAGTACATACTCATGGTACTTCTAACCTAGGAATCTAGGACACTGTTGGAAAGAGTTTACTGCTCATTCGGCTTACTGTATTAGACATCTAGCAGATGATAGTATGTCTTAATATTTCTGCAATTCTTCTCCAAATGTGTATAGAACTAGTCGTTCACCCGTTTGTCATGGAATGTACAAAATGTACACCTCTGGGTGTTCTGATGTATCGTACAATGTTATTTATTGTATCGGCATTTTTAGGATTATAACACAGATGTGAATGGTAGTGCCATTGAGTTACTATTGCGGTTTCTGAATTTGCTATGATGGGTTTTACTGCATTTACCTTGGGGCTGATGTGTAAGTGTCGACGACAGATAGAACCTTTTTGCCATGCTAAAATTTACATATAATTGGGTGCAATTCTACCTCAAAAAAGACACTATAGTCATGGTTCCTTTTTCCGATTGTTATTTTTTCTTTACCTGATGCAATTGGAATGTCAGGTCCAAAGGTGGAAAATGGTAATAATTGTAATAGTGCTGGATCTGGGTGCCCCTGTTTGCAATCTGCTATGTCTTCACTTGCCAGCATGCATGGTCGGTTTTGTTGTTAACGGAAACGGGATGCTGTTTTCTCGTTGGCCATCTCACTTATGTTTATGCCAGTGTTTTCCTCTCACAGGAGAACAAAACAGAAGAATATGGTATAAAAGAACATATGGATCTGACCAGACAATGGACAAAGCAGAGTGACtcaaggaaaagggaaaaaaaaagaacccaaACAATTAGGGCAAAACAAGATTATAAGAGTGAGCACACTTGGGCAAACAGTGCTCCGTCTGTGTTTGGAATCAATCCAGCTAGTGGAATTATCTCGAAATCATCCGTCTTACTGCCATCAAGATCAAGTACTAGAAGCAACGTCAGTTAGACAGACAATTCGAAAGAACACCACTTGTTAGATTTGATCCCAAACACCGATGGAGTAGCGTCTGCCTAAGTGGGCCTTGGCTCCTCTGCACCCCAACAACCTAAGAAGAATTCAtggaggcaaaaaaaaaaaaaaaaaagcaaaatttaCCCCCATGGATTGGTCATTCGGATGCAGGGGAGCCAAGTCCTACTTAAGCCTAGTCACGAACGAGGTGACtagctgctcgccgccggcggtgatGCCACGGCCGCCGCAGTAGCGCCGGAGGTGCGGGTGCCCCTCGGGCCTCGCCGGAGGAGGTGGATGAGCAGAGCCACGCCGCCGTGGAACGCCGCGCACAAGGCCATGATTGCGCACGCCTGGCACGACGACGGATCTTGCGGAagctccggcgcggcggcgattgCCGCGGAGACCACGCAGACGGCGCCGACGACTGAGGCGCGCATTTCCGGTGAGGTCAGTCTCAGAAAttctcttcttgtttttttttttttttcacacagGTCACAAGAAGGGAGAAGGAACAAAGAGGGAGAGGCGTAGTAGGGAGTAGGCGTGCGATCGAGTTTGCGCTTAAGCTGAACGGAGAGAGCCCCGCACTTATATAGATTTTCTAGGGTGAAAAGGGGCGCGTGGCCGCTACGCACGCCGGATCGATCGAGCCGCTGTCCGATGGGCGCTGGCGGTTGTCATGCAGCGGACCTGTCGCTCTCGGTTGTCTGTCATGGACTCGATCATGGGACCTGTCGGCTATGGGCTGTCGCTCTCGGTGGCGGCCGAGCCTGTcggttagagcaggtacaatagtataatgtaagccagctataaatatattttaaaaagataaaagaaaagagagaagagcagctgtaatcagctgcagcatggactccaagacgtaatgtgtgtatgagaggtgggactaggtatttaatagtatagtaaacaactattataAGAATTACCTATTACATTggttataaataatttaaagctaatagttgactatactattaaccaTGCTCTCGGTGGCGGCAAGCCTGTCGGTTATGAACTGTCGCTCTCGTCGCTCACACAAATGCTCTGCTTTTCGGCAGAGTAACCCGCGTCTCGTGGTCGTACGGGTGCCGTctccgcgcggcgcggcgggccaAGACGACGCTCACGCACGCACGGACGATTGCAGAAGATGGATCGCAAGATGCCAAAaggagtacgtacgtactatTATGACCATTGACTACCGACTTAAGTTACTGCCTCCATctcaaatataattttttttccacaaaTATAAGAATCTTTAGagttgaatatatatattaataaagaAGTAGTAAGAATTTAATGTAGGATATTATAATTGATTGACAAATGAAGGTTAGCGAagaaaattaaatgctaaaGATTTGTGACTGGTTGGaaatatattttgggataaattgtAAGGGCtataaattgttatattttagaacggaggaagtattaattTTTGGTGGGTTGAGAATTTTGGATTCCAACATCTACATATGGCTCCGTTCTTATCTAACTAAAATAGAGATTTTATCTTTGTTTCattagcatgttttttaaactgttaaaccgTATATTTCATGCTAAAACTTTCTATATtaaaattacttaaaaatattaaataattcactttaaaaatttataataattaaaaattaattaattatttgctagTAGGAACTAGCAAGTGATGGAGGTAGAAGACGACGAATGCGACGCTGAGATCGTAATGCGCTGGAAAACGAATTGGGTGGGGTGAGGAGAAGGCGGTGTGGTTTCTACTTTGGGGTCGATATGTTCCATTCTATcttgaaaaacaaaaatgaaaaaaagattgACAGAATGTCAGCTGGACAATTTGACCATAAGCTCAGCTTTtaaaattttagtcaaacttttaaattttgagtttgaaatttttaaatttaatttaaatttttaaaattttgagatgAATGTTTTTTAATATGAGTTAGATGTTTTAAATCTTGAGTTGAGAGTTTTTAAATCAgaattaaaagttttaaaatctaagttgaaagtttttttctaaaaaaattattgagttgaaaatttttaaatctgaattaaaagttttaaatcttgaTAGgaatgttttcaaatctgagcTGAAAGTTTTCCAAATCTTAGTAAAAagtttaaaaactttcaactcatgatttgaaactttcaactattttctgTAACTTTAAACTAAATTATTTATGTATTTCTTAagaaaactaggaaggtagcccgcgcattcgcgcgggcatgtatGATTATATGTATTTGAAGAATTTATAAGGCCAGAATATCAATCGAATGATAATTGCCACACTTCAAAAGTAATATCTTTTCACAAATTTTCTTCATCGGTATTGCTTGGATAATTTTTTCAATCTAACTATTAGCTTTAAGCTACAACATTTAATTCAGATAAATTTTGGCACTTTATCCAATCACATTGTTTGTATTGATTACATCTACCTCTTAAAAGGTCTAATACTTAAGTGGTGAGAAACTGAGAACCACACGAAAAAAAGCTCGAGCAGTAATCCTTCATACATGCATGTGCTAATACATGAGTGATATTTCTCTTCTTATTAGTTATGAATATTTGTTGGATAATATATGATGGAATAATATATattgttaaatttattttttttactaattgtAACACTATTTGGACGAGAATGACATGGAAGAATGTAAATTTTGGTTTCATGTGGTATCTGtttaataaaaatatagttAATGTTAAGAAAATATGAGTGGTGAAGGTTCGTAAATGAATACAGTGGCtactattaattatttaaaaaattattaagATAATTTGGATGAGAAAGATAGagctaaatatattttcatgtaatatttttaaattaatatataGTTAATATTATATGTAATCCTATATAATTTACATATGTTTAACAGGAAGCTAATGGATATTTTCTTGTACATAGAAACATAATAACGTTTTTATTCAAGATGTGGTCATAGCACGGTGGCAGTGGTGATTAGCATTCATGATGCACCCATCAACCCGGTTTCGAGTCTCCTCAAGTATACTTAGCAGAAACCATTGACACCAATTTCTTACTTgttgtctattttttttattcgagAATTATGaagcactactacagaaaagcACATAAAGATCGGTATATAGGTGCTGAAATAGATAAACCGACACCTAAAGGTCAGTATATAGGTGCTGAAATAGATAAACCGACACCTAAAGGTCAGTATATAGGTGCTGAAATAGataaaccgacacctatagtgcTTTTCTCACTCCCGCATGTTGACCAAATATATAATCGACACCTTGAACAATTATATGTGTCGGTATTAGAGAAAAATGAACACCAATATTATACGTACCTATTATTTATTATAGATACCGGTTAGttaaaaaaaccaacacctataatatattatagtcaCTTTTTTAAAAAGGTAGCCTACAAACCAAGGCAAGCcgcacgggagagggagagagtcgCGTCGTTCTGGAGATCTTATCtatttgctctctctctttccctcgctCATCCTTATCTGCTtcttcttctatttttttatgggaGTAGTTATATTTATGGcgtcatattttttataaaaaatactcgacatgtatttacattataagtctctaaattacatatgtaattttagtgtattgaCAATGTAAataccaaa encodes:
- the LOC9269609 gene encoding zinc finger BED domain-containing protein RICESLEEPER 2-like isoform X1; the encoded protein is MDPMDDHDSDELPSGVASDEAHVAFRARTKKRSKVWDEYKPIYVNGVVQSAECRYCHILMSCKGSDGHSNGTSHLWRHQKICRAKEDLDLAQLHDTGFPYVMNDINPVDQIHPDSLDDIKLASHSDNSRFRSKVWEEFTPVYVEGRIQGAECLHCHKRLSADKGRSHLNRHTQTCPARGETGINHKSPFSPSSAPSFKSGVQDELSPALTNGKVQIAEYASKLLKVNSSVDKTPQSQHILALPARDNMTKEQNTSSTHAAPDVSTSKFDQETSYQELIRMIVLHGYPLSIVEHEEMKRFAKSLNPLFNMASSIDVEEYSTLLYQKEKADLKEKIAALSSRRISLSASIWAPHGAEPTVKYICLTAHFIDAEWRLQRKIIKFGVFWSLPTDLERMILYKEACVLDSESGPYNVIAEAISDWNLDNKLFSLISVSEIRNHEGTTKLKDMLIQKNSLPIRGELYNIACVDDVLNNIVSKGQSMLHLVDNILERFMLAHAYSSLTQQQLFEAVTNMGLKCPQEDAKWWHKIYFRLEVVLHCKKAFPSEELLPAEDYKVVESICKILRAFYRAIEVISGPVCPTANVYFNELWKVRTTLQEEASTDHTEVASMVREMQEAFHEYWENSYLWLSIPIVLDPRFKITFIEFRLKRAFGAEAAKYVAAVREIIRELFHEYCGPVDKGVHTSNNEARDVEMDGFDSDSLEDWDQHLSAQSRSQRLSELDNYLEDGLVPRKDDFDILNWWMIHSTKYPTLSVMAQDVLAMPSSALHCKAAFSSEGPVIHKQWSTLNIKTIEALVCTQDWIR
- the LOC9269609 gene encoding zinc finger BED domain-containing protein RICESLEEPER 2-like isoform X2 translates to MDPMDDHDSDELPSGVASDEAHVAFRARTKKRSKVWDEYKPIYVNGVVQSAECRYCHILMSCKGSDGHSNGTSHLWRHQKICRAKEDLDLAQLHDTGFPYDSLDDIKLASHSDNSRFRSKVWEEFTPVYVEGRIQGAECLHCHKRLSADKGRSHLNRHTQTCPARGETGINHKSPFSPSSAPSFKSGVQDELSPALTNGKVQIAEYASKLLKVNSSVDKTPQSQHILALPARDNMTKEQNTSSTHAAPDVSTSKFDQETSYQELIRMIVLHGYPLSIVEHEEMKRFAKSLNPLFNMASSIDVEEYSTLLYQKEKADLKEKIAALSSRRISLSASIWAPHGAEPTVKYICLTAHFIDAEWRLQRKIIKFGVFWSLPTDLERMILYKEACVLDSESGPYNVIAEAISDWNLDNKLFSLISVSEIRNHEGTTKLKDMLIQKNSLPIRGELYNIACVDDVLNNIVSKGQSMLHLVDNILERFMLAHAYSSLTQQQLFEAVTNMGLKCPQEDAKWWHKIYFRLEVVLHCKKAFPSEELLPAEDYKVVESICKILRAFYRAIEVISGPVCPTANVYFNELWKVRTTLQEEASTDHTEVASMVREMQEAFHEYWENSYLWLSIPIVLDPRFKITFIEFRLKRAFGAEAAKYVAAVREIIRELFHEYCGPVDKGVHTSNNEARDVEMDGFDSDSLEDWDQHLSAQSRSQRLSELDNYLEDGLVPRKDDFDILNWWMIHSTKYPTLSVMAQDVLAMPSSALHCKAAFSSEGPVIHKQWSTLNIKTIEALVCTQDWIR